The following are encoded in a window of Candidatus Bathyarchaeia archaeon genomic DNA:
- a CDS encoding aminotransferase class I/II-fold pyridoxal phosphate-dependent enzyme, translating into MEAVSVNVDFSERVKRLPPYLFAEMEKVILRKKAEGVNIITLSIGDPDLPPPPEVLSTLSEEAANPKNHNYSFSQGEPFFKKAVAEWYKVRFGVDLDPESEVIALIGSKEGLANVSRAFINPNDHVLVPDPSYPVYMNGATILSEGVPKVLPLLEENDFKPVLDAEVLEKDTKLMFLNYPNNPTGSVVDKAFLRSVVDFASDNNLILCYDNAYSEITFDGYRAPSILEVDGAKEVALEFHSCSKTFNMTGDRIGFAVGNRRLLEGLVRVKSQIDSGPPVYIQKAAAKALGTYKSSEPPRHVAAVNQIYKERRDALVKGLRSLGFRCQAPKATFYVWLNCGCSSAEFALRLLDLGVVVTPGSGFGRYGENYVRFSLTRPKDEIEAACERMTELRLKF; encoded by the coding sequence ATGGAGGCTGTTAGTGTGAATGTAGATTTCTCTGAGCGAGTTAAACGGCTCCCACCCTATCTCTTCGCTGAGATGGAGAAGGTAATCCTTAGGAAGAAGGCTGAAGGCGTTAACATTATAACGCTAAGTATAGGCGACCCAGACCTTCCGCCCCCCCCAGAGGTGTTATCTACTCTCAGCGAAGAGGCGGCAAACCCGAAAAATCATAACTACTCCTTCAGCCAAGGTGAACCATTCTTCAAGAAGGCTGTTGCGGAATGGTATAAGGTCAGGTTCGGTGTCGATCTGGATCCTGAGTCCGAGGTCATTGCGTTGATAGGATCGAAGGAAGGTTTGGCGAATGTGTCGAGAGCCTTCATCAACCCAAATGACCATGTTCTCGTGCCAGACCCCAGCTACCCTGTCTATATGAATGGTGCAACCATCCTAAGTGAGGGAGTTCCAAAGGTGTTGCCTCTACTTGAGGAGAACGATTTCAAACCAGTCCTCGACGCTGAGGTTCTGGAAAAAGACACTAAGTTGATGTTTCTGAACTACCCGAATAACCCAACCGGCTCAGTCGTCGATAAAGCTTTTCTCAGGTCAGTAGTCGACTTCGCGTCGGATAACAACCTAATTTTATGTTACGACAATGCCTACTCTGAGATAACTTTTGACGGGTATAGGGCGCCGAGTATACTCGAAGTCGATGGTGCTAAAGAGGTGGCGCTTGAGTTCCACTCCTGCTCCAAGACTTTTAACATGACGGGGGACCGGATAGGTTTCGCTGTGGGGAATAGGCGACTGCTAGAGGGGCTGGTGAGAGTTAAATCACAGATTGACTCAGGGCCTCCAGTTTACATTCAGAAAGCCGCCGCTAAGGCTCTGGGAACCTACAAAAGCAGTGAGCCTCCTAGGCATGTGGCGGCTGTAAATCAAATCTACAAGGAGAGGAGGGACGCCTTAGTTAAGGGTCTCAGGTCGTTGGGCTTCAGATGCCAAGCCCCAAAGGCTACCTTCTACGTCTGGTTGAACTGTGGGTGCAGTTCTGCGGAGTTCGCCTTGAGACTGCTAGATCTCGGTGTGGTTGTGACTCCTGGTAGCGGTTTTGGGAGGTATGGGGAGAATTATGTTAGGTTTTCGTTGACTAGACCTAAGGATGAGATAGAGGCTGCTTGTGAGAGGATGACTGAACTGCGGCTGAAATTTTAG